In Persephonella sp., the following proteins share a genomic window:
- a CDS encoding DUF2231 domain-containing protein, with product MEFLAQLHPPIVHFAVALIIIGVAFDILGFVFRNDSLKHAGFWTIIVGAVAVWGAAISGHQAEELVEEAVKGTGAYQLLEQHEEFGEILPWIASVLGLFRLFLRFKKQNLLFGLYLIAGIVVAGMIGFQGRIGGKLVYEYGVGVKTFQQQIEKGHYYHEEDED from the coding sequence ATGGAATTCCTTGCCCAGCTACATCCGCCTATAGTTCATTTTGCTGTAGCATTGATAATTATAGGTGTCGCTTTTGATATACTTGGCTTTGTCTTCAGGAATGACAGCCTCAAACATGCAGGGTTCTGGACTATTATTGTGGGGGCTGTTGCTGTATGGGGTGCTGCCATCTCAGGACATCAGGCAGAGGAGTTGGTGGAGGAGGCTGTTAAGGGTACGGGAGCTTACCAGCTCCTTGAGCAGCATGAGGAATTTGGAGAGATACTTCCGTGGATTGCCTCAGTGCTTGGTTTATTCAGACTGTTCTTACGCTTTAAAAAACAGAACCTTCTTTTTGGTCTTTATCTGATAGCCGGAATAGTTGTTGCAGGTATGATAGGTTTTCAGGGAAGAATAGGGGGAAAACTTGTTTATGAATACGGTGTAGGTGTAAAAACATTCCAGCAGCAGATAGAAAAGGGACATTACTACCATGAGGAAGATGAGGACTGA